CCGAGATGGCACAGGGGGAGGTCGGTCGCTCGGGGGTCGCGATCGACACGCTCGATGACTTCGAAACGGTGTTCGACGGGATCCCTCTCGACGAGGTGTCGACCTCGATGACGATCAACGCGCCGGCGGCGATCCTGCTCGCGATGTACGTCGCGATCGGCGACAAGCAGGGCGTCCCCCGGGAACAGCTCCGCGGGACCGTTCAAAACGACATCCTGAAAGAGTACGTCGCACGGAACCTCTTCATTTATCCCCCGGAACCGTCGATGCGCCTGATAACAGACCTCTTTGCGTTCTGCGCCGAGGAGATCCCGAAGTTCAACACCATCTCGATTTCGGGGTATCACATCCGGGAGGCCGGCTCGACGGCTGCCCAGGAGGTTGCGTTCACCCTCGGAAACGGGATCGAGTACGTCGAGGCGGCCCTCGACGCCGGGCTCGACGTCGACGAGTTCGCCCCGCAACTGTCGTTTTTCTTCAACGCCCACAACAACGTCTTCGAGGAGGCCGCGAAGTTCCGGGCGGCCCGGCGGTTGTGGGCGCGTCTGATGGACGAGCGGTTCGACGCCGAGAAGCCGGCCTCGAAACAGTTGCGGTTCCACACCCAGACCGGCGGCTCGACGCTCACGGCCCAACAGATCGAGAACAACGTCGTCAGGGTCGCCTACCAGGCGATGGCGGCGGTTCTGGGTGGAACCCAGTCGCTGCACACGAACGGGAAAGACGAGGCGCTCGCGCTGCCGACAGAACAGTCCGTGCGAACCGCCCTCCGGACCCAACAGATCCTCGCCCACGAGTCGGGCGTCGCCGACACGATCGATCCGCTTGCGGGGTCGTACTACGTCGAGTCGCTCACCGACCGGATCGAATCGGAAGCCCGAACGCTCATCGAGGAAGTCGACGAGCGCGGCGGGATGCTGAATGCGATCGAGAGCCAGTGGGTCCAGCGACAGATCCAGGACGTCGCCTACGAGCGCCAGCGCGAGATCGAAACCGGCGAGCGCGTGATCGTGGGGGTAAACGAGTACACCGTCGAGGACGAGGAACCGGAAATCGGACTCGAAGAGGTGTCCGAGGCGGACGAACGTCGCCAGCGCCGTCGGCTCAACGACGTGAAAGCCGACCGCGACGACGAAGCAGTGGACGCAGCTCTCGTCCGGATTCGGGACACAGCCCGCGGCGAGGAGAACCTCCTGCCCCCGATCGTCGAGGCAGTGAAGGCGTACGCGACCGTCCAGGAGATAAGTGACGTCCTCCGGGAGGAGTTCGGCGAGTACAAACCGGAGGCGGTGTGAGCGAGTCGGTCCCGACGGAACTCACGCGTCGCCGTCGCCGCCCGGATCCGGAGATTCTTCGCGACCGGAGTCCCCGATCTCCGATCGAACGCGGGCGTGAAACTCCTGGAGAACTGCAGACTCGTCTTCCGCGAGCACGACGTCGCTGGCTGAGAGTGTCGCCAGCCCGAACGCCCGGGGTGATGGACCGTCGAGCCGGCGGGTTTCGACCTCGAGATCCCCCGACTGTATCGCCCCAAGCACCTCACGGATTCCAGCCAGATCGAGTTTGTCCTCCATGATCTCCCGGTACGTCTCCTCCAGAA
The Halalkaliarchaeum desulfuricum DNA segment above includes these coding regions:
- a CDS encoding acyl-CoA mutase large subunit family protein, which produces MFDPEELERIRSAKEAWEEETLSPTLERFGERKETFTTDTGGTDVKRLYTPADVEDVDYEEDLGFPGEEPFTRGVYSTMHRGRLWTMRQYAGMGTGRETNERFQYLIEQGSSGLSMAFDLPTQMGYDSDAEMAQGEVGRSGVAIDTLDDFETVFDGIPLDEVSTSMTINAPAAILLAMYVAIGDKQGVPREQLRGTVQNDILKEYVARNLFIYPPEPSMRLITDLFAFCAEEIPKFNTISISGYHIREAGSTAAQEVAFTLGNGIEYVEAALDAGLDVDEFAPQLSFFFNAHNNVFEEAAKFRAARRLWARLMDERFDAEKPASKQLRFHTQTGGSTLTAQQIENNVVRVAYQAMAAVLGGTQSLHTNGKDEALALPTEQSVRTALRTQQILAHESGVADTIDPLAGSYYVESLTDRIESEARTLIEEVDERGGMLNAIESQWVQRQIQDVAYERQREIETGERVIVGVNEYTVEDEEPEIGLEEVSEADERRQRRRLNDVKADRDDEAVDAALVRIRDTARGEENLLPPIVEAVKAYATVQEISDVLREEFGEYKPEAV